From the Xenopus laevis strain J_2021 chromosome 7L, Xenopus_laevis_v10.1, whole genome shotgun sequence genome, the window aaaagtagcaacaacaatacatttttagccttacagtacagtacaatacattaatttttttagaaaaggcatataattaaaaaaactataaaaaagaaaaaacgaaggccactctataacatactaaaagttaacttaaatgtgaaccactcctttataaACAGAAAATGACTTACATGGCCTCTGCTGGTGTAGTATGACCTGTACGTAGGATGGCTGACTTAAATATTCACATTATTTAAACAATCAAAAATACATCATTTTATGTTGCATTGCTAttctacattttttaatcaatatttttatatGGAACCAAacaatattaatacatatttcaTGGCTATTAAAGACAAAAACAGGaggaaaaaaactgtatattattGCATATTTAGGCTTTTCCCAAATGGAAACTATTTTtactaattttaaaataaaaaaatgcactaCTGAAATAGCATTGTCATCCATCCTCTTGcgggtttttttaaaatatcatgcATTTTAATTGCAATATTTCAGCGGCTTTCCATTTATAcagataaacagtatatatatatatatatatatatatatatacacacacatatttatcacATACAttctctaaaaatgaatggcaaCGTTAAGCACCATGTATCTATACCatggttatacagtatgtatatatatatatgtatacatgtatctTGCACTAGTGCATATAATATATTCATACCAAGGGGATCCCCGtccatatgcagcgctgcttattattttaactgtttttaattgAAGTGTTTTGGCttggtgtttaataaatattgccttttattataataacatGTTCTACTTTGATTGAATGTATTTGAACCTTTCGGGCAGGGGATTAGGTCCCATGAAGTTGTGTTCAtagatttatacagtatgtacatacaATGTAACTATGAGAGTATGTTTAAATATCACCCACCATCAGAAAAGAAATCGGTATGAAATCAAAATGCTTTCGTTCATTGTAAATTATTCATTGCTTTTAACTAAAGGAACAACATTCAGAGAGAATGGTTACATACAGAAATCCCTGATCAGCCATTCTGTTATTTTAACAAACCGGTTATGCACCCATGTGACCTCTATTTTACGTTCTTCAGGGGATGGAGAAAAAACATTGTCAATTCAGGGGAACTGTAAAATTGAGGCACTTCACAGCACACCTCTTGCTCCTGGGTCCACTACCATAACTTTTATTTTCCCAGCTAGAACCACGCAACAATTTGTCAGGCGCACCACATTGTAAGGttcttccattttattttaagCTAAAACCGGGGTAACGTATCGGTACTGCAATGAGCGTGAGAATGGACGCAACATATTGCCCTTTTTTGAGTGACATCAGACCTGGCCTTTTAGACATAAAAAGGATCAGACGAAACCTAGAAATCCATTTTCTAAGCAAAGCTTTACTTATGTTCTCATCTTaatagaacagtaacaccaaaaaattagtctattaaagtaatgaaaatataatgtactgttttgctGCACCGGTTTGCttaagaaaaacaactatagtttatataaacaagctgctgtgtagccattcaaagccGAAAAGAGAGAAAAGGCCCAGGCTACACAACAGATAAGAGAagagctctgtagcatacaatgagattcttcagaatttatgtTATTGACtgttgtgcttgaatggctgccagaaaagaaattaccctagcacaccctggccttccaaATCaaaaacgaatcccaggtgctcagtgaaggaggcgttTGGCAACCGCAAGAAACACATgaaaatgcttgacaaaggggttacgccacgaaacgttgcatccgcaataaatgagcaaggggtttccctgctagaagcaacccatgctgtgccggtgttttcttgcttttcttgaatggctgcccccatggctacacagcagcttgtttatataaactatagtagtaattatctgttatctactgtgtatcctgtgcttgaatggctgcccccatggctacacagcagcttgtttatataaactataatagtacttatctgttatctactgtgtatcctgtgcttgaatggctgcccccatggctacacagcagcttgtttatataaactatagtagtacttatcttatAGTTTTTCTTAagaaaatacaccagttttaccagtacagggcagcagcatattatattgtaattcctttaatatactttaactgtttcatgttactgttcctttaagttaatctCTGAGACTCAAGCCACTAATCCATAGCCAGCTATATCCCTCCCCCTACATTCATCGAATAGACGATGGAATGCAAATGACAAAAGGAGGAGGAGCTATGCTAGGGTTGGTGGTGCCTTTACATTGTGTTTCCTACTGAAGAACTACCATGTCTTTCCAGATTTTGGGGACACTCACATTGGGCCAGTGACTATTTTCATATTAGTGACAATATTTGTCCCAATGGCACAAATACCCTTGAGGTCACAAATATATAGTAAGGGTGAGGGAACTCCTAActgtacaatataataaatacatcctatacatttacattaaataaaaatggtcATATGGTCCAACCCCACCCACCACAAAATGCCcaacaataatgaaaaaatggTTGAAAACTAGAAACGAATCAAACTCTTTTAAATTCAGAAAATCTTTTAAATTCAGAAAATAGGAATTCCACTGAATCCAAATTCTGCAAAAATGGCTGGGGTTAGCACTGGGAATGttatattgtatacagtatatactgtgagtgggtctctaaacagcagcccagagcatgtgctatgaatcagcagaagagatgGAAAACTAcgtggggcatctttggaggcacaattCTTCACTGCTAAATGTCTATGATGGATTTTGAAATTTTACAGAAGCTCAAGATACATCACGTGTAGCATTTCGAACATAGTTCTTTGTTGACCTATACTTAAACAAACCATCCCCCAGAAATGGTAGACCCTTTATTCTAATTGTGTGGAAGAGCTATATCACATATGTTCTAGGAGAAATGATCGAATAATACTGCACTACAAACATAGGCCAAAGCTTTCCTGTCCTTGTGGCAGTAGGAGTTTGAAGAGATGTTCAGATGGGGCAAAGCATTAGAGATTCAGTCAATTGGACCTCCCGCATCACAATTAGGGTTATGTTCCGTGGAACAGAGCACTAGGTCACCACGAAGAAGGTCTCGAGCAGCTTCACGTTCCAAACGACAGAATCGTTGAGGATGCTGAGACCTCATATGAGTCATGATGATTGTGTCCCGAACATGCTGATCTCGCTCTCCTGACGATAACAATACATGGCACAGATCGCAATGGATCAGCACATCTGAATACAACCGTGCCATTAATGCCCGCTGGTGAGCAGAGAACCGACTGCCACTCCGATCCCTTGACTCCTTAATACCCTGGTTCACTTCCTGCCGTCTACAGGGTGCATGGGGCTGATGTCTGAGAGGAACAGGCACGAAGGTCTTCCTTGTCTGTTGCCTGTTAGACCTGCGGTTCATTAACATCATCTCTGTGGAAGACACCTCCCTGCTCCATGCATGAGCAGAGGTGGAAGACCCAGTGACCCTACTGCCATCTGCAGGAGAAGTCAGGGAATTAGAATTTTGGGGTAGCAATGCTTGGTTGGCAGCAGGCCCCCTATGCAGATGCTTCCCATGGACCCTGCTAAGATGATTAAAAAGGCAGGTGGTCCCCAATCGACACCCAGGACTTCCTCGTCTCACTAGGGCTCCGCATATTTTGCAGATGACCACAACAGAGTTACCAGCGGTGTGGCCAGGGGGAATTTCAAAAAAATCCCAAACTGCTGACCTACCCTGAGTCCCTCTGAATGGTGAGCTCACGACCTCAGCAAGAACTAGAGGTGTAGAAATATCAACCTGTGCAACCTGCTTAGTCCCACCATCTCCATGAATACTTCCTGAATAAGGGTCAAGAGCTCCATCGGCATCAACTTCCTCCACCTTTATTCCTGAGCTAGTGCTAACCTGGCTGGAACCTGTAGATTCAGAATATCCACCAACCAAATCTGCATCCATTTCAAATTTCAGAGTTTAATTTCTAGGCCCGGAATCAACTAAGCAAGATGCCTCCATGATGACCCCATCAGACTTTGTATTCTTTAATGGCCCATGTTTGAAGGGAATTATACTCAAGGACAGTCATGCAGATAACGTAACTGGAACACATGAGAAGACTGGAACCAATCCTTCTAGCTTAGCTTGATTCCTCAAAATCTACAACTACTGCAGCATTACCTACTTATCTAACAGTGGATAAGCACTTCAAATAAGTCCCTAGTAAGTGCCGCAGTAAAGGATCAGATGCTCTATTACTTACACATCTTAGGGTATCATTGTAAAAGAGAGAAGATTCAGCTGTCCATGCTACATATTTCAATGTTCCTTCTCCACacctttcttttatttaaatagtagCTGCTGCATTATGTTCTTTAAACAAAATGGCACAGGTCATGCCTAATGAAGTTATTTTAGTTCAATCCAAGCATTCCCTTTGCTGATTCAGTTGGCAATGGGATTTGTTACTCCTGAAAAGGACATAAAGGTGGCAAAGCAACTTGTCCCCAGAACTGAGATGGGTGTAGGAGTAGCAGAGTGTTAGCTGGAGATTCCTGTGGATGATGGAAGCAGTGAGATAATTCAGCAATCCCGGACCTTCTTAGGCCAGAGAATGTAAATAAGAAAATCCAACTGGTTGTGCCGTCTGTAGACTCCTCAATCCTGGGAGCGTTGGCTGATCTCAGTGTCTTCTATATTCAAGTTTCCCCAACTATAGtcaaacaagaaaatatatataaatatatatgtaagttTCTGAACAGGAATAGATAAGTTAGCTTACTTCCCAAATTGCTAGTTTGTcgagatcctgctgcaaggatgccccacctgcaaacactgatacattacttacaataggTCATTGatgatgaacaagttaaataaaactagcagccttttctatttgcatactGAGCTTAGCCTcatcctcctcacttacattagggggtctataacaattactacaatgaatttgccggactctttacaattggtgaagaactccacccatacgacttctgccccctcattttctaacataacctcctcctttatataagcttttaaatcctgcctaccatacagacatacccctcctacTTTTCTATTGCccctgtccctctgaaacaaagtatagccgctgatattaactgcccagccatgtgactcattcagccatgtttcggccacaccaatcacatattttccctccagcaccagcacctccagctctccgaatttaccagtcagacttctagcatttgtaaacatacatttaatactggtcccatattgaacatatgacatgtgctcctccctatccttaatattatccccaaccaaatctcctcccccattttcccttcctttgcccactatctcatctaacctgtctaccactgaatcttttactgaaccctctccccccgcctagtttaaaatctcctccaattctctagccatcttcttccccaaaacagctgcactatCATCATCGatgtgcagcccatccctagcaaagggcctgtagccgactgagaaatcagcccagttctccaaaaaccctccTCACTACAACATTCTCGCAGCCTCTCATTAATCTCCCCATGTCTTCTTAGCGTCGctcatggcacaggtaatatctcagaaaatgaccttggaagtcctcctccctcaactttacacctagttttttaaaatcattcttgaggacttcaccaccacCTCTAACTTTGACctataccaatattttttttttaaatattctatattgACCACCAATATTtccttttaacttgtaaggggggcaaCGGCCaccaaagtgtttaaaaaaaaaacttttatgggggccctggcataaattttttttttaatgtataggggaggccctgaccaccaatgttttttttaaaaaaaaacttatatggCGTCCCTggtgaaaatgcttttttttttcttgtagggtGGCCCTGAGCACCAATGTCTTTTAagaacttttatgtgggaccctggccgaCAACAGTAACATAACTCCCCTCTTCTGGGCCCTGGTGCAGGTTGTGCACACGGCGTGAGGTTTCTTTACCGCGTTTGCTGCTGCGTGATCTCAGGCGGGCCCGGAGGGGGAAGAGGGCCAGGGTGCAgttgcacccccagctcccccggTAATTAAGCCACTGGCTggcaatgatttttatttctgattataatgggtcctgaccaccaatggctttttataagtTGTGTGCGAGGAGgctttaccatttttagcgctgtcTGCGTGGCCTTTTTACTgaggtgtgggcgggatctggggcggTGCTTGGGGCCCcgggatttctgatggcagccctgcctgtgTCTACCAAGACCCCAGCCCAGCTATGTCCCTCAGGCAGTGGGCAGTTAGCAGGGGAATATAAAACACTATCAGAGGAGATGCACCAGCAATAAACATTTCTCAGCAAATGAATAGGAGCctgatgtggttgccttggcaaCAGTCAGGGTATTTACCCAGCAGCCCTAGCAACACCGGGGCCCTTGGGGAAACAAAGCAGAGCAGTCTAATTCATACAAGAGACACTCTGTACCCTCTGCCCTGAGTAAATGCTAAAACGCGCAGAGGCCCTTTAGTCAAACGCTGATAATTAAAGGGCCTGGTCAGAGACCTATAATCGACTATTCAGCAGAACATTCCCAGAGACCGTTCCATTATTGACCATCAGCGTTAGGCCTCCTCCTACCTCAAGTCTGCCTTCTGCAACCCCGAGCTCTCCAGAATAACAGCCCCGGTGCATTGTGGTACATAGCTCCGCCCCTTATTGAACGGGACGCCTACACTCACCACACGAAAATGGGGGGATCCTTATTACGTCTTCCCTTGACTTGTATATTGTATTCCAGAGAGATCATGAGCAAATGACACAACTGCAGTTACATGGGCTGCCCCTCTTAGTTACATAAAGAAGGTCTCCGGGAATCTGATGACAGCGGTAGACAGCGCCACTCCCCTTCTTGCGTGCGCGTTCTGGCAGCTTGGAATGCGCAgtgttttgcgcatgcgcagggtGTATTTCAATATGGCCGCGTCTGAGGTGGCTTGTTTAGTAACTAGGCGCTTTTGAGGGAGGACTCCGACAGCCGTTTCTTACGTTCAGTGTATTTTTTCCGAGATGTTTGAGGAAGTGCCTCTGTCCCTCAGGGATCTGGTGTCTCGGAGCAGAATGACGCGTGTTATTTCCGCTAAATACACGTGGGGGAAGGGCGGATACAGGGGGAATACAGCTCCGGGGTGTCATTGCTGGGGTTTAGTTTAATCCTAGTGAGGGCACTGCAAGGAGTGAGTGTCATGTTTGTGCAGGTTCCCTCCATCACCCCTGTCTTTATTACAAACCGCAGGGGCAGCTTCTGGGATTgcatgggcggggctatgacgtggAGATGGGTCAGttttagggaatcctgcccataGGAACACTGCTCAGTCAGCTTTGACCCAGACagcaggttcattggctcctgatacaGTACTGACCAATGTGTGCAACTCTGATAGGAAACTGTGTAAGCTCACTggtgaaggggacaacgaaccgactgctactggaacctttggatttcgtctgaccaacaatgcctagtattccggatccggggaacttccacaaagaaacaccaatgagtggatcagaataacaagttccgtttattgaaggtcaaacataggcttatataggttataagtaaagacgtcccaatatagtgacgtatcgcGTTAGCTAAGATATCTTGTCTGAgacaagctgataatattgtttttagtacatgatgatacttatgcaaggttgtctaagaagagacagtacagggtcgtacagaaaaacaagtacagaggcctacaagggtcggcacgtaggcatgttaacccttcaactgggacagggactgatgggaatatgatagggaccttagattgtaagctcactggggcagggactgataggaatgtgatagggaccttagattgtaagctcactggggcagggactgataggaatgtgatagggaccttagattgtaatctcactggggcagggactgataggaatgtgatagggaccttagattgtaagctcactggggcagggactgataggaatgtgatagggaccttagattgtaagctcactggggcagggactgataggaatgtgatagggaccttagattgtaaactcactgggacagggactgatgggaatatgatagggaccttagattgttagctcactggggcaggggctgataggaatgtgatagggaccttagattgtaagctcactgggacagggactgatgggaatatgatagggaccttagattgtacgctaaactggggcagggactgataggaatgtgatagggaccttagattgtaaactcactggggcagggactgatgggaatatgatagggaccttagattgtaagctcactgggtcagggactgataggaatgtgatagggaccttagattgtaaactcactttggcagggactgataggaatgtgatagggaccttagattgtaagctcactggggcagggactgataggaatgtgatagagaccttagattgtaaactcactggggcagggactgataggaacgtgatagggactttagattgtaagatcactggggcagggcctgataggaatgtgatagagaccttagattgtaagatcactttGGCAGGGAGGTactgaatgtgatagggaccagggcagccatcagggggggagagttgtagggggcccgagggtaaggggggccctacactttcttgattatccgggcccccctgctttctgagaactGCCGACTTCGAGAAGGCAGGGCTGGAGcgcaaggggaggtatcttctgtccattacttccccttattggtcactgagtttaagtcccggttgagctgcttagggattggatagctgaggtttgaactgcTCCTCCAGCTCATcaaatcaccatgcagctttaccaggacttgaaattctttgaccaataagggaagacaatgctgtcactggaagaagatgcagccacctgtgctcccctcctcccttctgtagttggcagctcactgacagcaggtgggccacactaatgaagtaagtgcaacattgcagcaaattttttttaaacttctgggggggggcaagtttttttacatggacgtttaagggggccctggccaccaatttgttTCCCCATGTggtgtcctagccaccaatatttttaaatggggggccctgaccacaaatgtttttttcaatggggggcactgcccaccaatatttttttattaacatgtgggaaccatatccaccattgtttttttagtgtgtggtggtgggcagacctgtaggtggggcttgtggtgggtacagcccagggggccaaggaaatatttttttgtatggtGCCCTGCGacttctgatggcggccctgatagggaccttagattgtaagatcactggggcagggactgatgggaatgtgatagggaccttagattgtaagatcactggggcagggactgatgggaatatgatagggaccttagattgtaagatcactggggcagggactgatgggaatgtgatagggaccttagattgtaagatcactggggcagggactgatgggaatatgatagggaccttagattgtaagctcactggggcagggactgatggg encodes:
- the LOC108696895 gene encoding zinc finger BED domain-containing protein 6, which produces MDADLVGGYSESTGSSQVSTSSGIKVEEVDADGALDPYSGSIHGDGGTKQVAQVDISTPLVLAEVVSSPFRGTQGRSAVWDFFEIPPGHTAGNSVVVICKICGALVRRGSPGCRLGTTCLFNHLSRVHGKHLHRGPAANQALLPQNSNSLTSPADGSRVTGSSTSAHAWSREVSSTEMMLMNRRSNRQQTRKTFVPVPLRHQPHAPCRRQEVNQGIKESRDRSGSRFSAHQRALMARLYSDVLIHCDLCHVLLSSGERDQHVRDTIIMTHMRSQHPQRFCRLEREAARDLLRGDLVLCSTEHNPNCDAGGPID